One genomic segment of Mastomys coucha isolate ucsf_1 unplaced genomic scaffold, UCSF_Mcou_1 pScaffold22, whole genome shotgun sequence includes these proteins:
- the Ddx55 gene encoding ATP-dependent RNA helicase DDX55 isoform X1, translated as MEHVTEGAWESLQVPLHPRVLGALRELGFLHMTPVQSATIPLFMKNKDVAAEAVTGSGKTLAFVIPILEILLRREEKLKKNQVGAIVITPTRELAIQIDEVLSHFTKHFPQFSQILWIGGRNPGEDVERFKQHGGNIIVATPGRLEDMFRRKAEGLDLASCVKSLDVLVLDEADRLLDMGFEASINTILELLPKQRRTGLFSATQTQEVENLVRAGLRNPVRISVKEKGVAASSTQKTPSRLENHYMICKADEKFNQLVHFLRSRQQEKHLVFFSTCACVEYYGKALEALVKKVKILCIHGKMKYKRNKIFMEFRKLQSGILVCTDVMARGIDIPEVNWVLQYDPPSNASAFVHRCGRTARIGHGGSALVFLLPMEEAYINFLAINQKCPLQEMNLQRNTVDLLPKLRAMALADRAVFEKGMKAFVSFVQAYAKHECSLIFRLKDLDFAGLARGFALLRMPRMPELRGKQFPDFVPVDIDTDTIPFKDKIREKQRQKLLEQKRKERIENEGRRKFIKNKAWSKQKAKKERKKKMNAKRKKDEGSDIDDEDMEELLNDTRLLKKFKKGKITEEEFEKGLLTSAKRTVQLTDLGVSDSEEDS; from the exons ATGGAACATGTGACGGAGGGTGCCTGGGAGTCGCTGCAGGTGCCGCTGCATCCTCGGGTGCTCGGAGCACTGCGCGAGTTGGGCTTCCTGCACATGACGCCGGTGCAG TCTGCCACCATCCCTCTGTTCATGAAAAACAAAGATGTCGCCGCGGAAGCT GTCACTGGTAGTGGTAAAACCCTGGCTTTTGTCATTCCTATTCTGGAGATTCTtctgagaagggaggagaagttAAAGAAGAACCAG GTAGGAGCCATCGTTATCACCCCAACTCGGGAGCTGGCCATTCAGATTGATGAGGTCCTGTCACACTTCACGAAGCACTTCCCGCAGTTCAG CCAGATTTTGTGGATCGGAGGCCGGAACcctggagaagatgtggagaggTTCAAGCAGCATGG CGGGAACATCATTGTGGCAACCCCAGGCCGCCTGGAGGACATGTTCCGGAGGAAGGCTGAGGGTCTGGACCTGGCCAGCTGTGTGAAGAGCTTGGACGTGCTGGTGCTGGATGAGGCAGACAGACTGCTTGACATGGGCTTTGAGGCAAG CATAAACACAATCCTGGAGTTGTTGCCAAAGCAGAGGAGAACAGGCCTTTTCTCAGCCACACAGACACAGGAAGTGGAGAACTTGGTGCGAGCAGGCCTCCGGAACCCTGTCCGAATCTCTGTGAAGGAGAAAGGTGTGGCAGCCAGCAGCACCCAGAAGACCCCGTCCCGTCTGGAGAACCACTATATG ATTTGTAAGGCAGATGAGAAATTCAACCAGCTGGTCCATTTCCTTCGGAGCCGTCAGCAGGAGAAGCACCTGGTGTTCTTCAG cacgtgtgcgtgtgtggaATACTATGGAAAGGCCCTGGAGGCACTGGTGAAGAAGGTGAAGATCCTGTGCATCCACGGGAAGATGAAGTACAAGCGCAATAAGATCTTCATGGAGTTCCGCAAGCTGCAGAG tgGGATCTTGGTGTGCACTGACGTGATGGCCCGGGGAATTGATATTCCTGAAGTAAACTGGGTTTTGCAGTACGACCCTCCCAGCAATGCCAG TGCCTTCGTGCATCGATGTGGACGCACAGCCCGCATTGGCCACGGTGGCAGTGCTCTGGTGTTCCTGCTACCCATGGAGGAGGCGTACATCAACTTCTTGGCCATCAACCAGAAA TGCCCCCTGCAGGAGATGAACCTCCAGAGAAACACTGTAGACCTTCTGCCGAAGCTCCGGGCCATGGCTCTGGCTGACAGAGCCGTGTTCGAGAAGGGCATGAAAGCCTTTGTGTCCTTTGTGCAGGCTTATGCAAAACATGAGTGCAGCCTCATCTTCAGGCTGAAGG ATCTTGACTTTGCCGGGCTTGCTCGAGGCTTTGCCCTATTGAGGATGCCCAGGATGCCAGAACTAAGGGGGAAGCAGTTTCCAGATTTTGTACCAGTGGACATTGATACTGACACGATtccatttaaagataaaattagagaaaaacagaggcagaaacttttggagcagaaaagaaaagagaggatagaaaatgaagggagaagaaaattcattaaaaataaagcttggTCGAAACAGAAggccaaaaaggaaagaaagaagaagatgaatgcaaaaaggaaaaaggatgaG GGTTCTGATATTGATGATGAAGACATGGAGGAACTCCTTAATGATACAAGGctcttgaaaaaatttaaaaaaggtaaaATCACAGAAGAAGAATTTGAGAAGGGGCTATTGACAAGTGCCAAAAGGACTGTCCAGCTGACAGATTTAGGTGTCTCAGACTCGGAAGAGGACAGTTGA
- the Ddx55 gene encoding ATP-dependent RNA helicase DDX55 isoform X2: MEHVTEGAWESLQVPLHPRVLGALRELGFLHMTPVQSATIPLFMKNKDVAAEAVTGSGKTLAFVIPILEILLRREEKLKKNQILWIGGRNPGEDVERFKQHGGNIIVATPGRLEDMFRRKAEGLDLASCVKSLDVLVLDEADRLLDMGFEASINTILELLPKQRRTGLFSATQTQEVENLVRAGLRNPVRISVKEKGVAASSTQKTPSRLENHYMICKADEKFNQLVHFLRSRQQEKHLVFFSTCACVEYYGKALEALVKKVKILCIHGKMKYKRNKIFMEFRKLQSGILVCTDVMARGIDIPEVNWVLQYDPPSNASAFVHRCGRTARIGHGGSALVFLLPMEEAYINFLAINQKCPLQEMNLQRNTVDLLPKLRAMALADRAVFEKGMKAFVSFVQAYAKHECSLIFRLKDLDFAGLARGFALLRMPRMPELRGKQFPDFVPVDIDTDTIPFKDKIREKQRQKLLEQKRKERIENEGRRKFIKNKAWSKQKAKKERKKKMNAKRKKDEGSDIDDEDMEELLNDTRLLKKFKKGKITEEEFEKGLLTSAKRTVQLTDLGVSDSEEDS, encoded by the exons ATGGAACATGTGACGGAGGGTGCCTGGGAGTCGCTGCAGGTGCCGCTGCATCCTCGGGTGCTCGGAGCACTGCGCGAGTTGGGCTTCCTGCACATGACGCCGGTGCAG TCTGCCACCATCCCTCTGTTCATGAAAAACAAAGATGTCGCCGCGGAAGCT GTCACTGGTAGTGGTAAAACCCTGGCTTTTGTCATTCCTATTCTGGAGATTCTtctgagaagggaggagaagttAAAGAAGAACCAG ATTTTGTGGATCGGAGGCCGGAACcctggagaagatgtggagaggTTCAAGCAGCATGG CGGGAACATCATTGTGGCAACCCCAGGCCGCCTGGAGGACATGTTCCGGAGGAAGGCTGAGGGTCTGGACCTGGCCAGCTGTGTGAAGAGCTTGGACGTGCTGGTGCTGGATGAGGCAGACAGACTGCTTGACATGGGCTTTGAGGCAAG CATAAACACAATCCTGGAGTTGTTGCCAAAGCAGAGGAGAACAGGCCTTTTCTCAGCCACACAGACACAGGAAGTGGAGAACTTGGTGCGAGCAGGCCTCCGGAACCCTGTCCGAATCTCTGTGAAGGAGAAAGGTGTGGCAGCCAGCAGCACCCAGAAGACCCCGTCCCGTCTGGAGAACCACTATATG ATTTGTAAGGCAGATGAGAAATTCAACCAGCTGGTCCATTTCCTTCGGAGCCGTCAGCAGGAGAAGCACCTGGTGTTCTTCAG cacgtgtgcgtgtgtggaATACTATGGAAAGGCCCTGGAGGCACTGGTGAAGAAGGTGAAGATCCTGTGCATCCACGGGAAGATGAAGTACAAGCGCAATAAGATCTTCATGGAGTTCCGCAAGCTGCAGAG tgGGATCTTGGTGTGCACTGACGTGATGGCCCGGGGAATTGATATTCCTGAAGTAAACTGGGTTTTGCAGTACGACCCTCCCAGCAATGCCAG TGCCTTCGTGCATCGATGTGGACGCACAGCCCGCATTGGCCACGGTGGCAGTGCTCTGGTGTTCCTGCTACCCATGGAGGAGGCGTACATCAACTTCTTGGCCATCAACCAGAAA TGCCCCCTGCAGGAGATGAACCTCCAGAGAAACACTGTAGACCTTCTGCCGAAGCTCCGGGCCATGGCTCTGGCTGACAGAGCCGTGTTCGAGAAGGGCATGAAAGCCTTTGTGTCCTTTGTGCAGGCTTATGCAAAACATGAGTGCAGCCTCATCTTCAGGCTGAAGG ATCTTGACTTTGCCGGGCTTGCTCGAGGCTTTGCCCTATTGAGGATGCCCAGGATGCCAGAACTAAGGGGGAAGCAGTTTCCAGATTTTGTACCAGTGGACATTGATACTGACACGATtccatttaaagataaaattagagaaaaacagaggcagaaacttttggagcagaaaagaaaagagaggatagaaaatgaagggagaagaaaattcattaaaaataaagcttggTCGAAACAGAAggccaaaaaggaaagaaagaagaagatgaatgcaaaaaggaaaaaggatgaG GGTTCTGATATTGATGATGAAGACATGGAGGAACTCCTTAATGATACAAGGctcttgaaaaaatttaaaaaaggtaaaATCACAGAAGAAGAATTTGAGAAGGGGCTATTGACAAGTGCCAAAAGGACTGTCCAGCTGACAGATTTAGGTGTCTCAGACTCGGAAGAGGACAGTTGA
- the Eif2b1 gene encoding translation initiation factor eIF-2B subunit alpha — translation MRHPVRPCFAAGAVCGTSRGEAMEDRELIEYFKSQMKGDPNMASAVAAIQTLLEFLKRDKGETIQGLRANLTNAIETLCGVDSSVAVSSGGELFLRFISLTSLEYSDYSKCKKIMIERGELFLRRISLSRDKIANLCHTFIKDGARILTHAYSRVVLRVLEQAVTAKKRFSVYITESQPDLSGKKMAKALCHLNVPVTVVLDAAVGYIMEKADLVIVGAEGVVENGGIINKIGTNQMAVCAKAQNKPFYVVAESFKFVRLFPLNQQDVPDKFKYKADTLKSVQTGQDLKEEHPWVDYTSPSLITLLFTDLGVLTPSAVSDELIKLYL, via the exons ATGCGACACCCTGTCAGGCCGTGCTTTGCTGCCGGCGCGGTTTGCGGGACGAGTCGCGGAGAAGCCATGGAGGACCGCG AGTTAATTGAATACTTTAAGTCTCAAATGAAAGGAGATCCTAACATGGCCTCAGCGGTGGCTGCCATCCAGACTCTGCTGGAGTTCTTGAAGAGAGATAAAG GAGAGACAATCCAGGGCCTGAGAGCAAATCTCACCAATGCTATAGAAACCCTATGTGGTGTGGACTCCTCAGTGGCTGTGTCCTCCGGCGGGGAGCTCTTCCTTCGCTTCATCAGCCTCACCTCCCTGGAGTACTCT gacTACTCCAAATGTAAAAAGATCATGATTGAGAGAGGAGAGCTTTTCCTAAGAAGAATATCCCTGTCGAGAGATAAAATTGCCAATCTGTGCCATACTTTTATCAAAGATGGGGCG AGAATTTTGACTCATGCCTACTCCAGAGTTGTCTTGAGGGTCCTGGAACAAGCCGTGACAGCCAAGAAACGGTTCAGTGTGTATATCACAGAGTCGCAGCCTGATTTATCTGG TAAGAAAATGGCCAAAGCCCTCTGCCACCTCAATGTCCCTGTCACTGTGGTGCTGGATGCTGCTGTTGG CTACATCATGGAGAAAGCAGATCTTGTCATAGTTGGTGCTGAAGGCGTGGTAGAGAATGGAGGAATTATAAACAAG ATTGGAACCAACCAGATGGCCGTGTGTGCCAAAGCCCAGAACAAGCCCTTCTATGTGGTTGCAGAAAGTTTCAAGTTTGTACGGCTCTTTCCACTCAACCAGCAAGACGTCCCAGATAAGTTTAAG TACAAGGCTGACACTCTGAAGTCTGTGCAGACTGGGCAGGATCTCAAAGAGGAACACCCATGGGTGGACTACACCTCCCCATCCCTCATCACCCTGCTGTTTACAGACCTGGGTGTGTTGACACCATCTGCAGTCAGCGATGAGCTCATCAAGCTGTACCTGTGA